Sequence from the Sciurus carolinensis chromosome 1, mSciCar1.2, whole genome shotgun sequence genome:
caaaggccgaatgttttctctgataagtgaatgctgatccattgttgggggtgggtagggaagaatgaaggaactttggattatgcagaggggattgagtggaggggtggggcagtggaaATGGGAAGGATGGAaaactgaaacagacattattaccctaaatacatgtatgattacactactggtgtgactcagcaccatgtatggccagaggaatgagaagttatgctccctttgtgtacaatatgtcaaaatgcattctactgtcatgtataaccaattagaacaaatttaaaaagtaaaatttgaaaaataaataccatttgaGAGAAGAATTAAGTTCTAGTGTGTTATAACACAGTAGGGTGACTAGAATTAACAATAActtaatataaatttcaaaataatgagaagagatgatttttaatgtttccaagactaagaaatgataaatatttgaagtgatgTATATGCTATTTACCCTGATTTGTTCATTGCACATTGTACACCTGTCTGCATATCACACTGTACTCCACGAATATGTACACGTATActgtgttaatttaaaaaatttatttggagttGCAGTTATAGTTCAGCAACAGAGTGCTTACCTAGGTTGCACAAAGTCCTGGATTTGTTCTATGGGATAATGGAAATAATTTATATCTTGATTACGGTAGGTTACATGACATTATACTTGTGATGATCTTATGATTGTGCCTTGAAGACTTTCAACTACAGGGAATATAACTGACTTATtgcctttgcttcctggctcagAAATCTATCAGTACATTTGAACCAATGACACAATTCAATGGGATGTTTCCACAGTGACTGGTGACAGCAAAAATACCAAGACAGATCTATTTTGAGAGTGCCTCGGAAAACCAACTTAAGCTCAAAAAATCCCAATGGCCTCACCCACCAAGCTTTTCTTAGATTTCCTATTATTTAGGTACACTCCCACACTTTTCTCTGGTCACTTAGGATCACGTTTGCATTGTGGTCACATGACTCTCTTAGCCTTTCCTGGATCTGCCCTCATTTCTATCACAAGTGTTTtctctataaaaaacaaaaaatgaaacaaaacaaaacaaacaaacaaaaaaactttgcaTGTTTAGTACCATATTGGTATCTGCTTTTAGGATAACCTGGACTAACAATGCATTTAGCAAAACTCATAATTATATGCCCCAAAAGGGCAAATTTTACTACTATACCTCAATAGATGACTTTTAAGTGTTATGTTAGTTTTAGACATTTATCATCAACAGATGAGATATCATTGTTTCTTCTCTGCTCTACATCAAGCATTCACTTTCAAAGCCATAACCTAAACCAGACTGCCACCTAGAACTGCTGAAGCTCCGCATCCCACAATGACCACATCCACCTAATCTTACAACTTGTTCGCTCAGCTACTACCCAAATCTGTGGTCCTGGTATTTCAGAATCGACGGGGGACACAAATGTCTTAAGGACTGAAGTTTACAACTAACATAAGTAAAAGGGACAGGTAAAAGATCAAGACATTGGAGAAGAGTGCCTAAGCTAGGAAGAGAAGCTGGCCCTAGTGTGCCTGTGCTCTCTGCTCAACAGGCAGATCATGAGGGTACATCAAGTTCTTGAAGGACCAATAGATTGTGACCTCAGACAACTCCACTGAGTTTTTATATGCTGACATGTGTATGAGCCATTTGtcattcaaacaaaacaaaacaacaaataaccacAAACACAAAACTAAATGCACACACTGATAACATAGTTACTACATTCAGAAGCCAAAGCCCTTCTCCTGGCATACCAAGGCACTACATGATACTGCTCTTAGCATGTTTTCATATCCTGTGactcttccttcttttcactAATGTTTCTCCAGAAACCATTATCAAGTCACCTTCCACTTCTTTCCTCAGTTCACCCCAgtgaagggttggggatatagctcatttggtagagtgttttcctcacatgtataaggccctgggttcaatccccagcacctaaaaaaaaaaaagagagagaaaaagaaaaaggaagatatagctcagtggtagagtgcttacctagtatgtgaaaggcccagggtttgatccctagcactgctaAAAAtataagccaggtatggtggcttatgcctataatctcaatgactcaagagactgaggaaggaaaatggcaagttcaagaccagcctcagcaacttagtgagacctttagcaacttactgagactctgtctcaaaataaaaaataatccaaaaatattaaatggacaattctagaaataaataattcacaaattttaaataacttattatagtatattgttataattgttctatttaattattaattattgttattctcttactgtgcctaatttataggTTATTTCCACAATTCCACAGTGCTGAGGACTCGAACCCGGgactccagcatgagaggcaggcactctacgaggtgggctatatggcctgctaACTTATAGGTTAAACGTTACTATAAGGGGAGATGGAACTCTCTTGGATGTCTTTCATGAGGGCTCTAATTTCATTCATGAGGTCTCTACCTTCATGACTTTTCTAAGGCCCCATCTCTAAAAACCATTACCGTGgaggttagaatttcaacataggAATCTGGTGAGGAGCATGCACTTTCAGTCCACAGCATTATTTGATACTTATAACAGTACTATAAGGTAGGTATTCATTCCActactgatgaagaaactgaagcatagaGAGAAGTTAGGTAACTAAGTCACACGCTAGTGAGAGAcagtttgaattttcatttcaagtattacAACTCCAAAGCTTGTGCTTTCAGTCACTATTGATGGGTAATTTACTTATGTTCTCCTAATGAACTCTATCTTTCTCACTGACTATACTATCATCAACAGGACTACCTTATTGCCTAATTCCCAAGGGTACCTACCATTCATGTCCACATTAGAAACAATATTTAGTGGGGATATTTATAgctttagaaaagaagaaatgctgaAAAGTCAGAAAAGAAGCAACTGAAAATTTAGGaaactgaaaaaaaggaaaacagaacaaatcCAAGAAAgccaaaatgaagaaataataagtaTATGAACAGAAATTAATAGGGTTGGGGCTGTAGAACAGAAATTAatagggttggggctgtagctcagtggtagagtgcttgcctaccatgtgtgaagcactgggtttgatccttgacaccacataaaaacatataaataaaacaaaggtattgtgtccatctacaactataaagaattttaaaaaaagaaacagggctggggagatagctcagctggtagagtgcttgccttgcaaggacaaggccctgagttcgatccccagtaccacaaaaaaaaaaaaaaggggtcaCGATGGGCAGCAAAATGGCGTCTGCCAGCAGAGTCGTTCAGGTAGTCAAGCCATGTACTCCATTAATAAGATTCCCAGACAGAAGAGACAATCCTAAACTCAGTGTAACAGAAGCTTTGAGATCAGCGGGGCTGCCATCTCACTCACCTAGAATTTCACAGCATTCTAAGGGGAGTAAATCACCAGATTTGTTGATGCATCAGGGTCCACCAGACActgcagaaataataaaaacattaccTCAGAAATACAGAAGGAAACCCGTatctcaagaagaaatggaatttaTCCAACGTGGAGGTCCAGAATAAGCATTGTGGCTGCTGTTTGTCATCAGACAAAAGAATTGTCTTTACAATAAAGGACTTccaagacaaatgaaaaattgtatatTAACGTTAATAAATACTCTACAAAAAATGAAgtacagaaaatttaaatggatatttttaaCTCCTAATTTATGTATCTTGGTCAGCTTCTCTACAAGCTTACCTATTGTTTATATACATTATACTTATTAAagtatacattttgaaatgttaaaaaaaaaaacttatcttgtacaaatagagaaacaatatgtatcccatttgtttacaataaaaaaaaagaaacaaagggagatgacaaaaaacaaataataatttaaaagaaataataactacagatatcagaaattaaaagttaggaatattatttaaaataatattgttttcattttgtgctattgagttttaaaatttaacttaaaaggacaattttttaaaaaatgtaaattagcaaAATGGATACAAGGATAAATGGAAAACATGATGGTTTTACAGCCATTATAGAGACTATATCAGTTAAAAACCTTTGCACAAGGTGtactcctgtaattccagagactagggaggctgaggtaggaggattgcaagctcgaGGTCCACCTAGGTAATttagcaaccctgtctcaaactaaaatataaagagagctgggaatgttgctcaatggtaaagcactcctgggctcaatccttggTACTGCAAAagcgaaaaaaaaaaacaaaacaaaaaactctacataaaGGAAGCAATAGACTCACACCCTTTTTTAAGTGAGTTCAACatctttcagtctttttttttttaattcatttttattgtaaacaaatgggatacatcttgtttctctgtttgtacatgaagtagaggcataccatttgtgtaatcatacatttaactagggtaatagtttttgattcattctgttttttttttcttcccccaacccctcccaaccctcctgcccctcttatccctctacagagtccctccttcctccattcttgtccccttcccaccccctatatgtgtcatcatccgcttatcagtgagatcattcgtcctttggttttttgagattggcttatctcacttagcatgatattctccaactgcatccatttgcctgcaaatgccataatttcattattctttatggctgagtaacatctTTCAGTCGTAATCAAACTCATACagcaaacaaaagagaagaaatgccCCCAAATCCATGTTAGGAGGTTAGTTGTTCCATGGGTACAAAGTTTTACTTATGCTTAAATGAATAAGTTCTAGAAATCTACCATATAACACAATGTCAATACATACCAATATGGTAttgtttacttaaaaatttaacaGAATTCATCTCATATTAACTGTTCTTaccacaaaataacaacaacagcaaacaaaccaaaaaagaaaacaaaaaagggataAGAGGTACCTTTGAGATGAGTTGGAGATGTCTATAACCTTGATTATGGGTATAGTATCACAGATGTTTGCATATGTCCAAATTTGacgaattgtacattttaaatatatgcagtttTTGTGTATCAAATATACCTCACTAAAGTTAGTTCTTTAAGtaatataataaaggaaaattgaaGGTCAGTCTCACTTATTAATTCAGATGCACATATTGTAAGCAAAGTTTTAGCAAAGCAAATCCAGCAACGTAAAATAAATAATGGACACATGTAAACTTTACATCAGAAATGAAGATTGGTTTGACATTCAAAACTTACTAAAGTAATTTAGCATATTAAcagatgttgggggctatgccatgcggactacaccaagatggcgcctggcaaccagccagaagttgttttgatcacgtgggtggtgaggaagtcagttaacatagacacacacaagtgctttatcattggccgtatgcaaataagtccacgcacacaatgcgtgcacatgtattcccaagtgctcctgctcctgcctgtttgacctttaccgtgattggacagctagctcctcgcctgatcttggCATAACTATTGTTGGCCCTACCctttgcctcctggagggaatataagctggctctcctcgaGCGCCGGGGTTCTgggttcctgaatcatcaataaactgcttcaaattcaagagtctcgctGCCCGTTTGtctcccgcgccaaattgactccgctggatggcgTCAAACAGACTATCTGACCATTCAAATACATTAGAAAATACATTTGCTAAGAGTCAGTAATCATTTGTGAAATACTCAGGAGATGCAATAAATATAGGGGTTAAAAtcataatagggctggggatatagctcagttggtagagtgcttgcctttacatgcacaaggctgtggtttcaatccctagcaccacacacacacacacacacacaaacataataaataaatgtgttaggTGTTCCCATTATTATTAGTTGTAGTAGCACTAAGACTACTACAGTATTAAGTAGTATTATATAGAATGGAAGGGAACTTCCTTAATCTGATAAGAGTATCTACAAAACA
This genomic interval carries:
- the LOC124964850 gene encoding alpha-ketoglutarate dehydrogenase component 4-like — its product is MGSKMASASRVVQVVKPCTPLIRFPDRRDNPKLSVTEALRSAGLPSHSPRISQHSKGSKSPDLLMHQGPPDTAEIIKTLPQKYRRKPVSQEEMEFIQRGGPE